In one window of Vespa crabro chromosome 6, iyVesCrab1.2, whole genome shotgun sequence DNA:
- the LOC124425019 gene encoding uncharacterized protein LOC124425019 isoform X2 — MAASTESENHAVNVEKRVSTVLENVSMNTCTPSNFPDKFQDFFAAVTEDSDDLPNMLEDKLIPRKQEGSGTDTKARKWSKRAFQRRSSEIEVRIHRSSLSGTQGHGTLDGPKSPTHPRRRSSSIAVARPTPDLHRFLQAEAGPWGHLSPSPRSPNLTPPAVSPGVASISSHLSPGASPGGPSPTSPAGSVGQGTGSRAPVPRQYRGRTSSMPAVPRHRPMLAETKRGGACGGGEDGETEDVVEYYRLRSFSITANGVFNLGDSLKSRRSKSINSVTSCSTSCSSTREVRLLSSASQLSGIETEEETSNERVATYKVGMLGASGVGKTALTAQFTTSDYICAYDASLDEEYGQKSVSVMLDGQETELEIIDHPTSEMSVESFCSTYNPDVYVVVYSVVDQRSLKVAEETLLYLWNSDYMVNHGVILVGNKVDLERKREVHSVGNFVVERKR, encoded by the exons ATGGCAGCATCTACCGAGTCGGAGAACCATGCGGTTAACGTTGAAAAACGAGTCTCGACGGTTCTCGAGAATGTTTCCATGAATACTTGTACACCCAGCAACTTCCCAGACaaatttcaagatttttttgCAGCTGTCACTGAGGATAGCGACGATTTGCCAAACATGCTCGAAGACAAATTAATACCGAG GAAGCAGGAGGGTTCCGGTACCGATACAAAGGCCAGAAAGTGGAGCAAAAGAGCTTTCCAAAGGCGAAGTAGCGAAATCGAGGTACGAATTCACCGTAGCTCCTTGTCCGGCACTCAAGGACATGGAACGTTGGATGGACCAAAATCGCCAACGCATCCTCGACGAAGAAGCTCTAGTATAGCTGTTGCCAGACCTACACCTGACCTACACAG ATTTTTACAGGCGGAAGCGGGTCCTTGGGGACACCTCTCGCCATCACCAAGGAGTCCAAACTTAACTCCCCCAGCTGTAAGTCCTGGAGTAGCCTCCATATCGTCCCATCTCAGCCCAGGGGCAAGTCCTGGTGGTCCGAGTCCTACTAGTCCTGCCGGCTCAGTTGGACAGGGAACGGGATCTCGTGCACCTGTGCCAAGGCAATATCGTGGTAGAACCAGTAGTATGCCAGCAGTACCACGACATAGG CCAATGTTGGCAGAAACGAAACGAGGTGGTGCTTGTGGCGGTGGTGAAGACGGCGAAACCGAAGATGTTGTCGAATATTACAGATTACGATCGTTCTCCATTACAGCGAATGGCGTTTTTAATCTCGGCGATTCATTGAAGAGTCGTCGCAGCAAGAGCATCAATAGTGTCACCTCTTGTAGCACCAGTTGCAGCAGTACGAGAGAGGTTCGATTACTTAg CTCGGCTTCGCAACTCTCTGGAATAGAAACGGAGGAAGAGACGAGTAATGAGCGAGTGGCTACTTACAAGGTTGGCATGTTAGGTGCATCCGGGGTTGGTAAAACCGCTTTAACGGCGCAATTCACGACCAGCGATTACATTTGCGCTTACGATGCTTCCTTAG ATGAAGAGTACGGTCAGAAAAGTGTTTCCGTTATGCTCGACGGTCAAGAAACTGAATTGGAAATCATTGATCATCCGACCTCGGAAATGTCG GTCGAGTCTTTTTGTTCAACTTACAATCCAGATGTCTACGTGGTCGTCTACTCTGTAGTAGATCAAAGGAGTTTGAAAGTGGCAGAGGAAACTTTACTTTATCTATGGAATAGTGACTATATGGTAAATCACGGTGTCATCCTAGTCGGGAACAAGGTCGATCTTGAAAGGAAACGGGAGGTTCACTCTGTGG GCAACTTTgtcgtagagagaaagagataa
- the LOC124425019 gene encoding uncharacterized protein LOC124425019 isoform X3: MAASTESENHAVNVEKRVSTVLENVSMNTCTPSNFPDKFQDFFAAVTEDSDDLPNMLEDKLIPRKQEGSGTDTKARKWSKRAFQRRSSEIEVRIHRSSLSGTQGHGTLDGPKSPTHPRRRSSSIAVARPTPDLHRFLQAEAGPWGHLSPSPRSPNLTPPAVSPGVASISSHLSPGASPGGPSPTSPAGSVGQGTGSRAPVPRQYRGRTSSMPAVPRHRPMLAETKRGGACGGGEDGETEDVVEYYRLRSFSITANGVFNLGDSLKSRRSKSINSVTSCSTSCSSTREVRLLSSASQLSGIETEEETSNERVATYKVGMLGASGVGKTALTAQFTTSDYICAYDASLDEEYGQKSVSVMLDGQETELEIIDHPTSEMSVESFCSTYNPDVYVVVYSVVDQRSLKVAEETLLYLWNSDYMVNHGVILVGNKVDLERKREVHSVERKR; the protein is encoded by the exons ATGGCAGCATCTACCGAGTCGGAGAACCATGCGGTTAACGTTGAAAAACGAGTCTCGACGGTTCTCGAGAATGTTTCCATGAATACTTGTACACCCAGCAACTTCCCAGACaaatttcaagatttttttgCAGCTGTCACTGAGGATAGCGACGATTTGCCAAACATGCTCGAAGACAAATTAATACCGAG GAAGCAGGAGGGTTCCGGTACCGATACAAAGGCCAGAAAGTGGAGCAAAAGAGCTTTCCAAAGGCGAAGTAGCGAAATCGAGGTACGAATTCACCGTAGCTCCTTGTCCGGCACTCAAGGACATGGAACGTTGGATGGACCAAAATCGCCAACGCATCCTCGACGAAGAAGCTCTAGTATAGCTGTTGCCAGACCTACACCTGACCTACACAG ATTTTTACAGGCGGAAGCGGGTCCTTGGGGACACCTCTCGCCATCACCAAGGAGTCCAAACTTAACTCCCCCAGCTGTAAGTCCTGGAGTAGCCTCCATATCGTCCCATCTCAGCCCAGGGGCAAGTCCTGGTGGTCCGAGTCCTACTAGTCCTGCCGGCTCAGTTGGACAGGGAACGGGATCTCGTGCACCTGTGCCAAGGCAATATCGTGGTAGAACCAGTAGTATGCCAGCAGTACCACGACATAGG CCAATGTTGGCAGAAACGAAACGAGGTGGTGCTTGTGGCGGTGGTGAAGACGGCGAAACCGAAGATGTTGTCGAATATTACAGATTACGATCGTTCTCCATTACAGCGAATGGCGTTTTTAATCTCGGCGATTCATTGAAGAGTCGTCGCAGCAAGAGCATCAATAGTGTCACCTCTTGTAGCACCAGTTGCAGCAGTACGAGAGAGGTTCGATTACTTAg CTCGGCTTCGCAACTCTCTGGAATAGAAACGGAGGAAGAGACGAGTAATGAGCGAGTGGCTACTTACAAGGTTGGCATGTTAGGTGCATCCGGGGTTGGTAAAACCGCTTTAACGGCGCAATTCACGACCAGCGATTACATTTGCGCTTACGATGCTTCCTTAG ATGAAGAGTACGGTCAGAAAAGTGTTTCCGTTATGCTCGACGGTCAAGAAACTGAATTGGAAATCATTGATCATCCGACCTCGGAAATGTCG GTCGAGTCTTTTTGTTCAACTTACAATCCAGATGTCTACGTGGTCGTCTACTCTGTAGTAGATCAAAGGAGTTTGAAAGTGGCAGAGGAAACTTTACTTTATCTATGGAATAGTGACTATATGGTAAATCACGGTGTCATCCTAGTCGGGAACAAGGTCGATCTTGAAAGGAAACGGGAGGTTCACTCTGTGG agagaaagagataa